In the genome of Triticum urartu cultivar G1812 chromosome 5, Tu2.1, whole genome shotgun sequence, one region contains:
- the LOC125556075 gene encoding transcription factor TB1-like, whose protein sequence is MLPYHPNPHGFWISREPPAQVPNPASGFAMAPPAHLDHQIQHYDHFFPGHGNQFNSETLEAVLMRPRPPAPPLVEMPPANEARTGAVQAAGTGHARARKRPFRTDRHSKIRTAQGVRDRRMRLSLDVARDFFALQDQLGFDKASKTVDWLLTQSKPAIDRLSESSRLNAARAGEDGMSSLSSVEREGRRLKETELAAGSGKGAADAEKAMKARGGGTSVLMEHRRENGGLMSASMTGGEYYDLGEMMCINAGECDDDGDYDEDGDFLDGMQY, encoded by the coding sequence ATGTTGCCTTACCACCCTAACCCTCACGGCTTCTGGATCTCCCGAGAACCGCCCGCGCAGGTGCCAAACCCTGCCAGCGGCTTCGCCATGGCGCCTCCCGCGCATCTGGACCATCAGATTCAGCACTACGACcacttcttccccggccacggcaACCAGTTCAACTCCGAGACGCTGGAGGCGGTGCTCATGAGGCCACGTCCGCCGGCTCCTCCTCTGGTGGAGATGCCGCCGGCGAACGAGGCAAGAACCGGCGCAGTGCAGGCCGCCGGCACCGGACACGCCAGGGCCAGGAAGAGGCCGTTCAGGACGGACCGGCACAGCAAGATCCGGACGGCGCAGGGCGTCCGGGACCGCCGGATGCGGCTCTCCCTCGACGTCGCGCGTGACTTCTTCGCGCTGCAGGACCAGCTTGGCTTTGACAAGGCCAGCAAGACGGTGGACTGGCTGCTCACCCAGTCCAAGCCAGCCATCGACCGCCTATCCGAGTCCTCTCGGCTCAACGCCGCTAGAGCGGGAGAAGATGGCATGTCGTCGCTATCATCGGTGGAGCGTGAAGGCCGCCGGCTCAAGGAGACGGAGCTGGCTGCCGGGTCGGGAAAGGGGGCAGCCGATGCGGAGAAAGCGATGAAGGCGAGGGGTGGTGGAACGTCGGTGCTCATGGAGCACAGACGCGAGAACGGCGGCCTCATGTCGGCTTCGATGACTGGTGGGGAGTACTACGACCTCGGCGAGATGATGTGCATCAACGCAGGAGAATGCGACGACGATGGCGATTACGACGAAGACGGTGATTTCTTGGACGGTATGCAATACTAG